GTGCCACCATCCGGATGACGAAGACGGAGACCGCCTACTTCCTGGCGGACACCGACCGCACGGACACGCTCGACGAGACGATCGCCGCGCACTCCGACGGCTCCGAGGTCAACTACACCTACTCCTCGGCGTGGTTCGACTGCATCTCCCCCGCCCCGAAGCTGGGCCGGGCGACGATCTCGCGCGGCTCCCTGGCCACCCTGGACCAGCTCAAGGAGTACGCCCCCAAACTGGCGGCGGACCCCCTGAAGTTCAACGCCCCCCAGCTGATGACGGTGCCGGACATCTTCCCGTCCTTCACCTTGAACAAGCTGACTCTCTCGGCGGTGGGCCTGGCGTACTACACCATGGGCGCACCGGCGAAGAACCAGGTCAAGAACCTCACGCAGTTCTACCAGCCGCTCGACCTCATCGGGGAGTGGAACCGTGGCTACGGTTCCAAGGGGTTCCTGCAGTACCAGTTCGTGGTGCCGACCGAAGCCGTTGAGGCCTTCAAGGACATCATCCGCGACATCCAGGCGTCCGGGCACTACTCTGCGCTCAACGTGTTCAAGCTCTTCGGCGAAGGCAACCGTGCACCGCTGAGCTACCCGATGCCCGGCTGGAACGTGTGCGTGGACTTCCCGATCCGCCCGGGTCTCGGTGAGTTCCTGGACAAGCTGGACAAGCAGGTCATGCAGTTCGGCGGACGTCTCTACCTGGCCAAGGAGTCGCGGACCTCCGCCGAGAACTTCCACAAGATGTACCCCGGCCTGTCCGGGTGGCTGGAGACCCGGCGGTCCATCGACCCGACCGGTGTCTTCGCCTC
The genomic region above belongs to Corynebacterium glyciniphilum AJ 3170 and contains:
- a CDS encoding FAD-binding oxidoreductase; this encodes MELKTHTRTLTGWGRTAPTSAEVLATPDVDIISAAVAQVADDNADKPDHLKRGVIARGMGRSYGDPAMNGGGLVIDMQQLNRIHSIDPDTALVDVDAGVTLDQLMKAALPSGLWVPVLPGTRQVTIGGAIGPDIHGKNHHSAGSFGDHVVSMELLVADGRVLHLEPEGSADDPDGTLFWATVGGMGLTGIILRATIRMTKTETAYFLADTDRTDTLDETIAAHSDGSEVNYTYSSAWFDCISPAPKLGRATISRGSLATLDQLKEYAPKLAADPLKFNAPQLMTVPDIFPSFTLNKLTLSAVGLAYYTMGAPAKNQVKNLTQFYQPLDLIGEWNRGYGSKGFLQYQFVVPTEAVEAFKDIIRDIQASGHYSALNVFKLFGEGNRAPLSYPMPGWNVCVDFPIRPGLGEFLDKLDKQVMQFGGRLYLAKESRTSAENFHKMYPGLSGWLETRRSIDPTGVFASDMSRRLELN